The proteins below are encoded in one region of Ereboglobus luteus:
- a CDS encoding lipid-binding SYLF domain-containing protein: MKKIILIALTALFAAMPLARADGRSDYVKQIENCEAIIREFMADKNHAIPDTVLREARAIVITSQFEAGLIFGMKGGYGVIMVKRGDGTWSIPVLIRAGEASVGLQVGGKSIETVYIITDDATPKVLFTKRLNVGADAKAVAGPKYAEAESVSKEILKVPVLVYVKNKGLMAGATVKAGYMSRNDDANRKFYNTEYTMPELLYGNFVPPPPEVQPLMAFIKQIVPEAEAPAQAAE, translated from the coding sequence ATGAAAAAAATCATCCTCATCGCCCTGACAGCCTTGTTTGCCGCCATGCCCCTTGCGCGCGCCGACGGTCGCTCCGACTACGTGAAACAAATTGAGAATTGCGAGGCCATCATCCGCGAATTCATGGCCGACAAAAACCACGCGATTCCCGACACTGTGCTGAGGGAGGCGCGCGCCATTGTCATCACAAGCCAGTTCGAGGCCGGCCTCATCTTCGGCATGAAGGGCGGCTACGGCGTGATCATGGTCAAGCGCGGCGACGGCACCTGGAGTATTCCCGTCCTCATCCGCGCCGGCGAGGCCAGCGTCGGACTTCAAGTCGGCGGAAAGTCGATCGAAACCGTTTATATCATCACCGATGACGCCACGCCAAAGGTGCTCTTCACAAAACGCCTCAACGTCGGCGCGGATGCCAAGGCGGTTGCCGGACCGAAATACGCCGAGGCCGAAAGCGTGAGCAAGGAAATCCTCAAGGTGCCCGTGCTCGTTTATGTGAAGAACAAGGGCCTGATGGCGGGCGCCACCGTCAAGGCCGGTTACATGAGCCGCAACGACGACGCCAACCGCAAATTCTACAACACCGAATACACAATGCCCGAGCTGCTATACGGAAATTTCGTTCCGCCTCCCCCCGAGGTGCAGCCGCTGATGGCATTCATCAAACAAATCGTCCCCGAGGCGGAAGCCCCCGCCCAGGCGGCGGAGTGA
- a CDS encoding fused MFS/spermidine synthase: protein MSPLTPIAIFLGSALLFCLQPMVGRTLLPAFGGSAAVWSVCLAAFQVLLVGGYAYAHGLNKLGARKQRRAHVTLLGVAAAWTFVTAMAGLAWVRGGLHAGAHPALGVLGVVLAGVGVPYLVLSAGSSLLQAWASETAREHGGRGVYRLYAVSNLGSFFGLFAYPFLLDPFVSLRGQWLGWCAGLVVYLALVAGVARGKRGGGAEALSDLDAALAASRQPKKTEPVVLARGLSGSAWWFVLPGLSSFTLVATTNHLSMDVAPMPLLWVILLGAFLLSYAVGFSRAGERWLPVWRLLALGALIACGFAAQESGGDAFTANILAGVALVFFGGVFLHGWLYATRPEGARLTRFYLGVAVGGAVGGMLVSFVAPVVFSGYWEYQVALIACAAASLVFSVLSWELVWHARLLNGVTAVASVCVFMLVWTAMTVESRGIVLRGRNFYGALKVGQSDMMVAGDLARVYALTNGGTMHGQQAHGRNPELEKMPTSYYGSLAGGLSVMLHKKWTGGARGKINLGDMTKPVSGENGSPMRVGVIGLGVGTMATWARAGDEWRFFEINPLVDKVARDEQFFTCVTRSAAAPRTILGDARLMLEREQSAGEAVYDVLIIDAYSGDSIPLHLATAEAFQLYAKRLAPDGILAMHISNWHLDLLPLCKAAARTLGMSALGVQSFDNPNELTEGAMWVFLTREPLDVSSGAVVELVDFSRVRDIRLPTDERGSLQGLIRFNYSAPVLIEDGWRDYLETETRADGE, encoded by the coding sequence ATGTCCCCGCTCACGCCCATTGCGATTTTTCTTGGTTCGGCCCTGTTGTTTTGCCTGCAACCGATGGTCGGGCGCACATTGCTGCCCGCGTTTGGCGGATCGGCGGCGGTGTGGTCGGTGTGCCTGGCCGCGTTTCAAGTGTTGCTCGTGGGCGGTTATGCGTATGCGCACGGGTTGAACAAGTTGGGCGCGCGAAAACAGCGGCGCGCGCATGTGACGCTGCTTGGCGTGGCGGCGGCGTGGACGTTTGTCACGGCCATGGCGGGGCTGGCGTGGGTGCGCGGAGGTTTGCACGCGGGGGCGCATCCTGCGCTGGGGGTTTTGGGTGTTGTGCTCGCGGGCGTGGGCGTGCCGTATCTGGTTTTGTCGGCGGGCAGTTCGCTGTTGCAGGCGTGGGCAAGCGAGACGGCGCGCGAGCATGGCGGGCGCGGGGTGTATCGGCTGTATGCGGTTTCCAACTTGGGATCGTTTTTCGGATTGTTCGCCTATCCGTTTTTGCTGGATCCGTTCGTGTCGTTGCGCGGGCAATGGCTTGGATGGTGCGCGGGCTTGGTGGTGTATCTGGCGCTGGTTGCGGGCGTGGCGCGGGGGAAGCGCGGGGGCGGGGCGGAGGCGTTGAGCGATCTTGACGCGGCGCTGGCGGCTTCGCGGCAGCCGAAAAAGACGGAGCCGGTGGTGCTGGCGCGCGGGCTTTCCGGCTCGGCGTGGTGGTTTGTGCTTCCGGGCTTGAGTTCGTTCACGCTGGTGGCGACGACGAACCATCTGTCGATGGATGTGGCGCCGATGCCGTTGTTGTGGGTGATTTTGCTGGGCGCGTTTTTGCTGAGTTACGCGGTCGGGTTTTCGCGCGCGGGCGAACGGTGGCTTCCGGTGTGGCGGTTGCTGGCGCTGGGCGCGTTGATCGCGTGCGGGTTCGCCGCGCAGGAATCGGGCGGCGACGCGTTCACGGCAAACATTCTGGCGGGCGTGGCGCTGGTGTTTTTCGGGGGCGTGTTTTTGCACGGATGGCTTTATGCAACGCGGCCCGAGGGCGCGCGGCTGACGCGGTTTTACCTGGGAGTGGCCGTGGGCGGGGCGGTTGGCGGGATGCTGGTGTCGTTTGTCGCGCCGGTGGTGTTTTCGGGATATTGGGAGTATCAGGTCGCGTTGATCGCGTGCGCGGCGGCGTCGCTGGTGTTCTCGGTATTGTCATGGGAATTGGTTTGGCACGCGCGGCTTCTCAACGGCGTGACGGCGGTGGCGAGTGTGTGCGTGTTCATGCTGGTGTGGACGGCGATGACCGTGGAGTCGCGCGGGATCGTGTTGCGCGGGCGCAATTTCTACGGCGCGTTGAAAGTGGGGCAGTCGGACATGATGGTGGCGGGCGACTTGGCGCGCGTTTATGCGCTCACCAACGGCGGCACGATGCACGGGCAGCAGGCGCATGGGCGAAACCCGGAACTGGAAAAAATGCCCACTTCCTATTACGGGTCGCTGGCCGGCGGCTTGTCGGTGATGCTGCACAAAAAATGGACGGGCGGGGCGCGCGGTAAAATCAATTTGGGCGACATGACCAAGCCGGTTTCCGGCGAAAACGGATCGCCGATGCGCGTGGGTGTGATCGGGCTCGGCGTCGGCACAATGGCGACCTGGGCGAGGGCGGGGGACGAGTGGCGTTTTTTTGAAATCAATCCGCTTGTGGACAAGGTCGCGCGCGACGAGCAGTTTTTCACCTGCGTGACGCGGTCGGCGGCGGCTCCGCGCACAATCCTCGGCGACGCGCGCCTGATGCTCGAGCGCGAGCAGTCCGCGGGCGAGGCCGTTTATGATGTGTTGATAATTGACGCGTATTCGGGCGATTCGATTCCGCTGCACCTGGCGACGGCGGAGGCGTTTCAGTTATACGCAAAACGCCTGGCGCCGGACGGGATACTGGCGATGCACATTAGCAACTGGCATCTGGATTTGCTGCCGTTGTGCAAGGCCGCCGCGCGCACGCTCGGCATGTCCGCGCTGGGCGTGCAATCGTTTGACAATCCAAACGAGTTGACCGAGGGCGCGATGTGGGTGTTTTTGACCCGCGAGCCGCTCGATGTGTCGTCGGGCGCCGTGGTGGAGTTGGTGGATTTTTCGCGCGTGCGCGACATTCGCCTGCCGACCGATGAGCGAGGAAGCTTGCAGGGGCTGATTCGTTTCAACTACAGCGCGCCCGTGCTGATCGAGGATGGGTGGCGCGATTATTTGGAAACGGAAACGCGCGCCGACGGGGAATGA